Proteins from a single region of Campylobacter sputorum:
- a CDS encoding respiratory chain complex I subunit 1 family protein has product MDFLLILLQLFTAFLVAPLFDGIARKLRAKFQSRIGPNIFQTYYDILKLAKRGRTKPECSSLIYQISPYLLFLSSAMMFCLLPVTYGADSPFARISDVLLFIYIAAMFRFIFIISGIDTGNAFGAVGSSREATIGVYSECIVIMCLVVVMLGIGTSNLVEISNAIRAGEYGYFIPSFAIASTAFIWMMYVETGRKPYDLAEAEQELQEGVLGEYNGKDLSIMGLSLMLKQFSMLGLFLVIFEPWNFDNPILALIVFILEIGILYVLVVFIDNFGPRFTMSKGVRKTLIFPFAIACSAIFCFILGV; this is encoded by the coding sequence ATGGATTTTTTATTAATACTTTTACAGCTTTTTACAGCTTTTTTAGTAGCGCCTTTATTTGATGGAATAGCTAGAAAACTTAGGGCTAAATTTCAATCACGCATAGGACCAAATATTTTTCAAACATATTATGATATTTTAAAGTTAGCAAAAAGAGGAAGAACGAAGCCAGAATGCTCAAGTTTGATATATCAAATTTCGCCATATTTGCTATTTTTATCAAGTGCAATGATGTTTTGTTTATTGCCAGTTACTTATGGAGCTGATTCGCCTTTTGCTCGTATTTCAGATGTTTTGCTTTTTATATATATTGCAGCTATGTTTAGATTTATTTTTATAATATCAGGCATAGATACCGGAAATGCTTTTGGGGCAGTTGGTTCAAGCAGAGAAGCTACTATTGGGGTATATTCTGAGTGCATAGTTATAATGTGTCTTGTTGTTGTTATGCTTGGCATTGGAACTTCAAATTTAGTAGAAATTTCAAATGCAATTAGAGCTGGCGAGTATGGATATTTCATACCATCTTTTGCTATAGCTTCAACTGCATTTATATGGATGATGTATGTTGAGACAGGCAGAAAACCTTATGACTTAGCAGAAGCAGAGCAAGAACTTCAAGAAGGAGTTTTAGGTGAATACAACGGAAAAGATCTTTCTATAATGGGACTTTCTTTAATGCTTAAACAGTTTAGTATGCTCGGGCTTTTTCTTGTTATTTTTGAGCCTTGGAATTTTGATAATCCGATATTAGCTCTGATAGTTTTTATATTAGAGATTGGAATTTTATATGTTTTAGTTGTTTTTATAGATAACTTTGGACCAAGATTTACTATGAGTAAGGGTGTTAGAAAAACGCTTATTTTCCCATTTGCGATAGCTTGTAGTGCTATTTTTTGTTTTATACTTGGAGTTTAG
- a CDS encoding proton-conducting transporter membrane subunit, whose product MQNIYLLLFCISIVSILLYKKPLLSQKIGFCATSLVTLYGAIYFFINLNQVMSFELCGNFISNPKFRLEPLGNFFSFVICLISFAVSLYSIEYAKSYVKKANLAVFTSLYSAFVLSMLLVVASDGVFSFMLLWELMTLISAFLIMINEQKDSSRSVMIYLGISQIGAFCLMMALIIMGSLAGSFEFSKFGNLELSSFSCFGIFILLFIGCASKAGLWPFHVWLPLAHPAAPSNISALMSGIMIKVPLFAFIKFTLMLPISTYFAYILIFFGAIGAVFSVLYAVFSSYYKVVTAYSSSENIGIIFLGLGVAYYGISQNLPYVTLIGFIGVLFHILNHSVFKSLIFMLCGNIYHATHSKDMNDLGGLSKKMPVSATLFFIATLCVCAVPPFNGFASEWIIYKSFIASGANNGIGVRFFSMLGIVGLGVAGGLAIMAFSKTFGVIFLGYARNENIAQNAREVSKIMLFPLILLAIIAICLGVFMINVVKILLDVVDFSVNLSVENLSTKDFVLLPLFLVVLSIFCIIPFLLFVILKANNSPHRICKPWACGFIYNKSMQTNSDSFTGDLKKALRFLFKNKREIEIDGYFSRVKYTSKMYDLIWDNAYNPVIKFCVLVADKIGIFQNGRTNLYAVYILLYLCLMVVFVYHYL is encoded by the coding sequence ATGCAAAATATATATTTACTACTTTTTTGTATTTCTATAGTATCGATTTTACTATATAAAAAACCATTATTATCTCAAAAAATAGGCTTTTGTGCAACATCTTTAGTAACGCTGTATGGTGCTATATATTTTTTTATAAATTTAAATCAAGTTATGAGTTTTGAACTTTGTGGAAATTTCATATCAAATCCTAAATTTAGACTAGAACCGCTTGGGAATTTCTTTAGCTTTGTTATATGCTTGATATCTTTTGCTGTATCATTATATAGTATAGAATATGCTAAAAGTTATGTAAAAAAAGCAAATTTGGCGGTATTTACATCTTTATATAGTGCTTTTGTGTTATCAATGCTTTTAGTTGTAGCCAGTGATGGAGTTTTTTCATTTATGCTTTTATGGGAGCTAATGACGCTGATTTCTGCATTTTTGATTATGATAAATGAGCAAAAAGATTCTTCAAGAAGTGTTATGATATATCTTGGCATATCACAAATAGGTGCATTTTGTTTGATGATGGCGCTTATTATAATGGGAAGTTTGGCTGGAAGTTTTGAGTTTTCTAAATTTGGAAATTTAGAATTGTCAAGTTTTTCTTGTTTTGGTATTTTTATTTTACTTTTTATAGGATGTGCTTCAAAAGCTGGTCTTTGGCCTTTTCATGTTTGGCTTCCTCTAGCTCACCCAGCAGCACCATCAAATATCTCTGCTTTAATGAGCGGAATTATGATAAAAGTTCCGCTTTTTGCATTTATTAAATTTACACTAATGCTACCTATATCAACTTATTTTGCATATATATTAATATTTTTTGGAGCCATAGGTGCTGTTTTTAGTGTATTATATGCTGTATTTTCAAGCTATTATAAAGTAGTTACTGCTTATAGTTCATCAGAAAATATCGGTATAATTTTTCTAGGTCTTGGAGTAGCTTATTATGGTATTAGTCAAAATTTGCCTTATGTAACTCTGATTGGTTTTATAGGTGTTCTTTTTCATATATTAAACCATAGTGTTTTTAAGTCTCTTATATTTATGCTTTGTGGAAATATTTATCACGCAACACATTCAAAAGATATGAATGATCTTGGCGGTCTTAGTAAAAAAATGCCAGTTAGTGCAACACTGTTTTTTATAGCCACACTTTGTGTTTGTGCAGTGCCACCATTTAATGGCTTTGCAAGTGAGTGGATAATATATAAAAGTTTTATAGCAAGTGGTGCAAATAATGGCATTGGAGTTAGGTTTTTTTCAATGCTTGGTATAGTTGGATTAGGTGTTGCTGGAGGGCTTGCTATAATGGCATTTTCAAAAACTTTTGGAGTGATATTTTTAGGGTATGCTAGAAATGAAAATATAGCTCAAAATGCAAGAGAAGTTAGTAAGATAATGCTTTTTCCGCTTATACTTTTAGCTATTATAGCGATTTGTCTAGGTGTATTTATGATAAATGTTGTAAAAATACTTTTAGATGTTGTGGATTTTAGTGTAAATTTAAGTGTAGAAAATTTATCAACAAAAGATTTTGTATTATTACCTCTATTTTTAGTAGTATTATCTATATTTTGCATAATCCCATTTTTACTTTTTGTTATATTAAAAGCAAACAATTCTCCGCATAGAATATGCAAACCATGGGCTTGTGGTTTTATTTATAATAAATCAATGCAAACAAACTCAGATTCATTTACAGGAGATCTTAAAAAAGCACTTAGATTTTTATTTAAAAATAAGCGTGAAATTGAGATTGATGGATACTTTTCTAGGGTTAAATACACAAGTAAAATGTATGATTTAATATGGGATAATGCATATAATCCTGTTATTAAATTTTGTGTATTAGTAGCTGATAAGATTGGTATATTTCAAAATGGCAGAACAAATTTATATGCTGTTTATATACTCTTGTATCTTTGTTTGATGGTTGTTTTTGTGTATCACTATTTGTAA